From a region of the Marinomonas mediterranea MMB-1 genome:
- the ubiB gene encoding ubiquinone biosynthesis regulatory protein kinase UbiB — MWKSATRLLRIAYTVVRFRLDTFIPFSLLPWYIRYTIGLVCSPGRKSAEKNRGERLRLALESLGPIFVKFGQILSTRRDLLPDDIADELAKLQDRVPPFSGATAKKIIERSLGDSVENVFEAFSIEPLASASIAQVHTAKLKTGEDVVVKVIRPNIEKTIRQDIGLLYMLAHFVAKVSTDGRRLRPVEVVTDYEYTILDELDLAKEAANTGLLQRNFTDSPLLYVPQVHWDYCGKDVMVIERISGIPVADIEALNAANVNMKVLAERGVEIFFTQVFSHSFFHADMHPGNIFVDVSNPERPKYIAIDCAIMGSLDDEDKSYLARNLLAFFKRDYRMVAELHVQSGWVPKGTPIHAFESAIRSVCEPMFAKPLKDISFGQVLLGLFQTARRFNMEVQPQLVLLEKTLLNIEGLGRQLYPDLDLWVTAKPFLERWMSEQVGPRRVLDEVKKQAPEWAGQLPQIPNLVFSALTHLSHQEERMAEQTKAISALGKEIKKGRRNMPFKMLGLVSLAAAWITTDPIALEHLATADLLSLGLFFAGLYLLVLKP, encoded by the coding sequence ATGTGGAAAAGTGCAACTCGCTTACTGCGTATCGCCTATACAGTGGTACGCTTTCGCCTAGATACCTTCATCCCATTTAGCTTACTACCTTGGTATATTCGCTACACCATAGGGCTAGTTTGTTCACCTGGTCGAAAATCCGCCGAAAAAAACAGAGGCGAACGACTACGGCTCGCACTAGAATCGCTCGGTCCAATATTTGTCAAATTTGGACAAATACTGTCCACACGCCGCGACCTCTTGCCCGATGATATTGCTGACGAACTCGCCAAACTACAAGACAGAGTCCCTCCATTCTCTGGTGCAACAGCGAAGAAGATCATCGAAAGGTCATTAGGGGATAGCGTCGAGAATGTATTTGAAGCATTTTCTATCGAGCCTCTGGCTTCAGCATCCATTGCGCAAGTGCATACAGCAAAGCTCAAAACGGGTGAAGACGTCGTCGTCAAAGTCATTCGTCCTAATATAGAGAAAACAATTCGCCAAGATATTGGGCTACTCTATATGTTGGCGCACTTCGTCGCAAAAGTCAGCACAGACGGCCGTAGACTGCGTCCAGTCGAGGTTGTAACTGACTACGAATACACTATTCTTGACGAACTGGATCTCGCCAAAGAAGCTGCGAATACAGGGCTTTTGCAACGCAACTTTACTGATTCTCCGTTACTGTACGTTCCTCAAGTACATTGGGACTACTGCGGCAAAGATGTTATGGTCATTGAGCGCATTTCAGGCATTCCCGTCGCTGATATTGAAGCGCTCAATGCTGCCAATGTAAATATGAAAGTGCTTGCTGAGCGCGGCGTCGAAATATTCTTTACTCAAGTATTCTCACACAGCTTCTTCCATGCCGATATGCACCCTGGCAACATATTTGTTGATGTATCGAACCCTGAGCGACCAAAGTACATTGCCATAGACTGCGCAATAATGGGAAGCTTGGATGATGAAGACAAGAGCTATCTTGCTAGAAACTTATTGGCTTTCTTTAAACGCGATTATCGCATGGTGGCGGAGCTTCACGTTCAAAGTGGATGGGTTCCAAAAGGCACACCAATACATGCCTTTGAATCCGCAATACGAAGCGTCTGCGAACCTATGTTTGCTAAGCCACTAAAAGACATATCTTTTGGCCAAGTTCTATTGGGGCTTTTCCAGACGGCTCGTCGCTTTAATATGGAAGTTCAGCCTCAACTCGTATTGCTTGAGAAAACACTGTTAAACATCGAAGGTCTAGGACGCCAGTTGTACCCAGATTTAGATCTATGGGTCACGGCTAAGCCATTCCTTGAACGCTGGATGAGCGAACAAGTAGGCCCAAGACGCGTTCTTGACGAAGTCAAAAAACAAGCACCAGAATGGGCGGGGCAACTACCACAGATACCAAATCTTGTGTTTTCAGCTTTAACCCACCTTTCTCACCAAGAAGAACGCATGGCGGAACAAACTAAGGCCATCAGCGCATTGGGCAAAGAGATTAAAAAAGGTCGCCGCAATATGCCGTTTAAGATGCTAGGCTTAGTAAGTCTAGCTGCGGCATGGATCACAACCGACCCTATTGCTTTAGAGCACCTAGCGACGGCAGATTTGTTAAGCCTCGGACTCTTTTTCGCAGGTCTATACCTGCTCGTATTAAAACCGTAA
- a CDS encoding phosphoribosyl-ATP diphosphatase, with protein sequence MKVDVLAELATTLEQRKTAAPDSSYVASLHAKGLNKILEKVGEESVETILAAKDAQASGDKKDVIYETADLWFHSLVMLSHLDLSPQDVLEELARRFNLSGLDEKANRTK encoded by the coding sequence ATGAAAGTAGATGTTCTAGCCGAACTCGCTACAACTTTGGAACAACGCAAGACTGCTGCACCTGACTCTTCTTATGTTGCAAGCCTCCATGCTAAAGGATTAAACAAAATCTTAGAAAAGGTTGGCGAAGAAAGCGTCGAAACGATCCTTGCCGCCAAAGATGCACAAGCATCTGGCGACAAAAAAGACGTGATCTACGAAACAGCGGACCTATGGTTCCATAGCCTTGTAATGCTTTCACATCTGGATTTATCCCCCCAAGATGTGTTAGAAGAGTTAGCTAGACGATTTAATTTATCTGGTCTTGATGAAAAGGCCAATCGAACAAAGTAG
- the tatA gene encoding Sec-independent protein translocase subunit TatA, whose amino-acid sequence MLGGISIWQLLIVLAILILIFGTKKFKNLGSDLGGAVKGFKEAVNKEGEKEDADVAQSKVIEGESSKDNKSV is encoded by the coding sequence ATGTTAGGCGGTATTAGTATTTGGCAATTGTTAATTGTTTTGGCTATTTTGATCCTGATTTTCGGAACGAAAAAGTTCAAAAACCTAGGCTCTGATCTAGGTGGCGCAGTGAAGGGTTTTAAAGAAGCCGTGAATAAAGAAGGCGAAAAGGAAGACGCTGACGTAGCACAAAGTAAAGTGATTGAAGGCGAATCCAGCAAAGACAATAAGAGTGTCTAA
- the tatB gene encoding Sec-independent protein translocase protein TatB produces the protein MFDIGLSELLVVFVVGLLILGPERLPVAAKTAGLWVRKIRRSVQSVQREINAQLDQEEMQQKIKETNERILKESREIQNTITPLPETQLTESGEPNLVDNVQEAEQPSPSPSAQTTNTLEDSQETTKASNAN, from the coding sequence GTGTTTGATATAGGCCTTTCTGAACTACTCGTTGTATTCGTAGTCGGGCTGCTGATTTTGGGACCCGAAAGATTACCTGTTGCGGCAAAGACGGCTGGCCTTTGGGTTCGTAAGATTCGTAGAAGTGTTCAATCGGTTCAACGTGAAATCAATGCGCAGCTTGATCAAGAAGAGATGCAGCAAAAAATCAAAGAGACCAATGAAAGAATACTCAAAGAATCTCGAGAAATTCAAAACACGATAACACCTTTGCCAGAAACTCAATTAACAGAGTCTGGGGAACCTAATCTTGTGGATAACGTGCAAGAGGCAGAGCAACCAAGTCCGTCTCCTTCTGCACAGACTACGAACACTCTGGAAGACTCACAAGAGACTACAAAAGCGTCTAACGCAAATTAG